One segment of Marinobacter sediminum DNA contains the following:
- a CDS encoding TRZ/ATZ family hydrolase: MTADTITAADIRINARWLIPIEPEAVVLEHQAVIIQGSRIAAVVSQDEADLRFRTRETVDLRHHVVMPGLINVHGHAAMSLFRGMADDLPLMTWLNEHIWPAEGAFISEQFIADGTQLAMAEMLRTGTTTFSDMYFFPEIAAQAAHDVGMRAQISFPLLDFPTPWGSGPEEYLSKGKALIETWKGDEYITPAIGPHAPYTVSDGPLQKAIKLSADTGAPIQIHLHETAFEVTEATEKQGKRPVARMAELGVLGPNTQCVHMTQINDADLKSVVESGAHVIHCPESNLKLASGLCPVQKLMDAGVNVAIGTDGAASNNDLDLFGELRTAAMIGKAVAGDAAALSAHQALTMATLNGARAIGRDHELGSLVAGKLADVIAVDLSDPFLQPVYDPASHLVYSNHGRAVSHSWINGVPQLQEGRLTRIDVADLMLRVDGWMERIRDQQAQ, encoded by the coding sequence ATGACGGCAGACACCATCACCGCAGCCGATATCCGCATCAACGCCCGATGGCTCATCCCCATCGAACCCGAAGCAGTCGTGCTGGAACATCAGGCTGTCATCATCCAGGGCTCAAGGATTGCAGCAGTGGTTTCTCAGGATGAGGCCGATCTAAGGTTCCGAACCCGGGAAACGGTCGATTTGCGCCATCATGTTGTCATGCCAGGTCTGATCAACGTTCACGGTCATGCCGCCATGTCGCTGTTCCGGGGTATGGCCGATGATTTGCCGCTGATGACCTGGCTCAATGAGCATATCTGGCCGGCGGAAGGCGCTTTTATCAGCGAACAGTTCATCGCCGATGGCACACAACTCGCGATGGCGGAAATGCTGCGCACAGGAACCACAACTTTCTCCGACATGTATTTCTTCCCGGAGATTGCTGCCCAGGCTGCCCATGATGTCGGCATGCGTGCCCAGATAAGCTTCCCGTTGCTGGACTTCCCAACCCCCTGGGGCTCCGGCCCGGAAGAATATCTGAGCAAGGGCAAGGCCCTGATTGAAACCTGGAAAGGCGATGAATACATAACGCCGGCAATTGGCCCTCACGCCCCTTACACTGTCTCGGACGGGCCGCTGCAAAAGGCCATCAAACTGTCTGCGGATACCGGCGCACCTATCCAGATTCACCTGCATGAGACCGCTTTCGAGGTGACAGAAGCGACTGAAAAGCAGGGCAAGCGACCCGTTGCACGGATGGCTGAGTTGGGTGTTCTCGGCCCGAATACCCAGTGCGTACACATGACCCAGATTAACGACGCTGACCTCAAATCCGTCGTGGAATCCGGGGCTCACGTCATTCATTGCCCAGAGTCCAACCTCAAGCTGGCGAGCGGACTTTGTCCCGTTCAAAAGCTGATGGATGCCGGTGTTAACGTCGCCATTGGCACCGACGGTGCCGCGAGCAACAATGATCTGGACCTGTTTGGCGAGCTTCGCACCGCCGCAATGATTGGCAAGGCAGTAGCCGGAGATGCCGCCGCCCTCTCGGCACACCAGGCTTTGACCATGGCGACACTGAATGGCGCCAGGGCCATAGGTCGGGATCACGAACTGGGCTCACTGGTTGCTGGAAAGCTGGCTGACGTCATCGCAGTGGATCTGAGCGATCCATTCCTGCAGCCGGTCTATGATCCTGCTTCACACCTCGTTTATAGCAATCATGGCCGAGCAGTAAGCCATAGCTGGATTAACGGCGTACCACAGTTACAGGAGGGACGTCTCACCCGCATTGATGTGGCAGATCTCATGCTACGCGTCGATGGCTGGATGGAACGAATCCGTGATCAACAGGCCCAATAA
- the ubiG gene encoding bifunctional 2-polyprenyl-6-hydroxyphenol methylase/3-demethylubiquinol 3-O-methyltransferase UbiG: protein MSNQNVDQNEIAKFEALASRWWDPSSEFRPLHDINPLRLNYIDERVPLAGKRVLDVGCGGGLLSEGMAQRGAHVTGIDMGEAPLAVAKLHGLESGIKVDYRQTTVEALAEDPEHAGQYDVVTCLEMLEHVPDPASVIRACSTVLKPGGHMFVSTINRNPKSFLFAIVGAEYVLNMLPKGTHEWKKFIRPSEMSDHLRHAGLEVLELTGMTYNPITKVYKLGRDVDVNYLMHARDAREA from the coding sequence ATGTCAAACCAGAATGTAGATCAGAACGAAATCGCCAAGTTCGAGGCACTGGCCAGCCGCTGGTGGGACCCCAGCAGCGAATTCCGGCCGCTGCATGATATTAACCCGCTGAGGCTGAACTATATTGACGAGCGGGTTCCTCTGGCCGGCAAGCGTGTTCTGGACGTTGGCTGCGGCGGTGGCCTGCTATCCGAGGGTATGGCCCAGCGGGGCGCCCACGTAACCGGTATTGATATGGGGGAAGCGCCGCTTGCCGTGGCAAAACTGCACGGGCTCGAGAGCGGTATCAAGGTGGACTATCGCCAGACTACTGTGGAAGCTCTCGCCGAGGACCCGGAACATGCTGGTCAGTATGACGTCGTGACCTGCCTCGAAATGCTGGAGCATGTGCCAGATCCGGCCTCAGTGATCAGGGCCTGCTCAACCGTGCTCAAGCCGGGCGGCCACATGTTCGTCTCAACCATCAACCGCAACCCCAAGTCGTTCCTGTTCGCAATTGTGGGTGCGGAATATGTTCTGAACATGTTGCCGAAAGGGACGCACGAGTGGAAAAAGTTCATCCGCCCCTCTGAAATGTCGGACCACCTGCGCCATGCCGGACTGGAAGTACTGGAACTGACAGGCATGACCTACAACCCGATCACCAAGGTTTACAAGCTTGGCAGGGATGTGGACGTGAATTACCTGATGCATGCCAGGGACGCCCGTGAAGCCTGA
- the gph gene encoding phosphoglycolate phosphatase (PGP is an essential enzyme in the glycolate salvage pathway in higher organisms (photorespiration in plants). Phosphoglycolate results from the oxidase activity of RubisCO in the Calvin cycle when concentrations of carbon dioxide are low relative to oxygen. This enzyme is a member of the Haloacid Dehalogenase (HAD) superfamily of aspartate-nucleophile hydrolase enzymes (PF00702).), with amino-acid sequence MPGTPVKPELSPSAVLFDLDGTLIDTAPDFIRCLNQLRQQHGLSALPAEEIRRSVSNGARAMVRVGFGLEPEHPDYSGKHTAFLDLYEAGVAEETTLFEGMDQILRGLESRGIPWGIVTNKPARFAAPLVEALGLAERCAVVICPDHVAQRKPHPEALFLACAQIGADPALAVYVGDHVRDIEAGRNAGMQTIAVRYGYIEEPETVDLWQADIIADTVSDLAKLLQ; translated from the coding sequence ATGCCAGGGACGCCCGTGAAGCCTGAACTATCCCCCTCCGCTGTCCTGTTTGATCTGGATGGCACGTTGATCGACACCGCACCGGATTTCATCCGGTGCCTGAACCAGCTCAGACAGCAACACGGGCTGTCTGCCCTTCCTGCTGAGGAGATTCGGCGTTCAGTGTCCAATGGTGCCCGAGCCATGGTCCGGGTTGGGTTCGGGCTGGAGCCAGAGCATCCCGACTACAGCGGAAAGCACACCGCATTCCTCGATCTTTACGAAGCAGGTGTCGCCGAAGAAACGACTCTTTTCGAAGGCATGGACCAGATTCTGAGAGGTCTGGAATCGCGGGGAATTCCATGGGGTATTGTGACCAACAAGCCAGCGCGTTTCGCCGCCCCTCTAGTGGAAGCTCTTGGCCTGGCCGAACGTTGTGCGGTGGTTATCTGCCCCGATCACGTTGCCCAGCGCAAACCGCATCCCGAGGCGCTATTTCTCGCCTGCGCCCAGATTGGCGCCGACCCTGCCCTCGCCGTCTACGTGGGTGATCACGTACGGGATATCGAAGCGGGACGCAATGCAGGAATGCAAACCATCGCCGTTCGCTATGGTTACATTGAAGAGCCGGAGACAGTTGACCTTTGGCAAGCGGACATTATCGCAGACACCGTCAGCGATCTGGCAAAACTGTTACAATAG
- a CDS encoding YciK family oxidoreductase, whose product MQDYQAPADLLQDRIIMVTGAGSGIGLAAAKAYAAHGATVILVGRTVSKLESVYDEIEAAGHPKPAIVPMNFEGAAVKDYEELAMTIEDNFGQLDGILHNAAILGDRSPVELYDPEIWNKVMHVNATAPFLLSRAMIPLLRKSTDASVIFTSSGVGRKAKAYWGAYAVSKFAVEGLSQLLADELDDERHNVRVNSLNPGATRTNMRARAYPAENPQQNPAPEDLMPIYLYLMGKDSIGINGEQLDAQPK is encoded by the coding sequence ATGCAAGATTACCAAGCACCCGCCGACCTTCTGCAAGACCGCATCATCATGGTGACGGGTGCCGGCAGCGGCATTGGTCTGGCTGCTGCAAAGGCCTATGCCGCCCATGGTGCAACAGTGATCCTGGTAGGACGCACCGTTTCCAAACTGGAATCGGTTTACGATGAGATCGAAGCCGCCGGTCACCCGAAACCGGCCATCGTGCCTATGAACTTTGAAGGTGCTGCGGTCAAGGATTACGAAGAGCTGGCCATGACCATTGAAGATAACTTTGGCCAACTTGACGGGATTCTCCATAACGCCGCGATTCTTGGCGACCGGAGCCCGGTTGAACTCTATGATCCGGAAATCTGGAACAAGGTGATGCACGTAAACGCGACGGCACCGTTTCTCCTGAGCCGGGCCATGATTCCCCTCTTGCGCAAGTCCACTGACGCCTCGGTCATCTTTACTTCTTCAGGCGTTGGTCGTAAAGCCAAAGCCTACTGGGGCGCATACGCGGTCTCAAAGTTTGCGGTTGAAGGTCTGAGCCAGCTGCTCGCCGACGAACTGGACGACGAGCGGCACAACGTTCGGGTGAACAGTCTGAACCCCGGCGCTACCCGCACCAATATGCGAGCCAGGGCGTATCCTGCAGAGAACCCGCAACAGAATCCGGCACCGGAAGACTTGATGCCGATATATCTGTATCTCATGGGCAAAGACAGCATTGGCATCAATGGCGAACAGCTGGACGCACAGCCCAAATAA
- a CDS encoding glutaredoxin family protein, producing MELFFYTTSQCHLCELAEALLVNTPMPAPIPVDVVDIAQSEELVERYGTRIPVLRRNDTGAELDWPFTQEQLLMFLQ from the coding sequence ATGGAACTGTTTTTTTACACAACGTCTCAGTGCCACCTGTGTGAGCTGGCTGAAGCTCTGCTGGTAAATACACCCATGCCTGCGCCAATTCCGGTAGACGTCGTGGACATCGCCCAGTCTGAAGAGCTGGTCGAACGTTACGGCACCCGCATTCCCGTGCTTCGTCGGAACGACACTGGTGCGGAACTGGACTGGCCGTTTACCCAGGAACAGTTACTTATGTTTCTGCAATGA
- the yaaA gene encoding peroxide stress protein YaaA: MLMVISPAKTLDYESPLATETYTQPDFLDDACELIDQLKELEPHQVSNLMSISDKLGQLNAERFRNWHIPFTPDNARQAVLAFKGDVYTGLDSESFSDDDFAFAQEHLRMLSGLYGVLKPLDLMQPYRLEMGTRFENKRGKDLYAFWGNEITKEMNRLLAADDDVLVNLASNEYFKSVKKKDLEGRLVTPQFKDWKNGQYKMISFYAKKARGLMCRYAIRNRITQADDLKGFDLEGYYFSEDQSDKNNWVFLRDGQ; this comes from the coding sequence ATGTTAATGGTTATTTCTCCTGCCAAGACCCTCGATTATGAGAGCCCCCTGGCCACGGAAACTTATACCCAGCCAGACTTTCTGGATGATGCCTGTGAGCTGATCGATCAGCTCAAGGAGCTGGAGCCCCACCAGGTCAGCAACCTGATGAGCATCAGTGACAAGCTGGGGCAGCTCAATGCCGAGCGTTTCCGTAACTGGCATATTCCCTTCACTCCAGACAACGCCCGTCAGGCGGTCCTGGCGTTCAAGGGTGACGTTTACACGGGCCTGGATTCGGAAAGCTTCAGCGACGATGACTTCGCGTTTGCCCAGGAACACCTGCGCATGCTTTCTGGTCTCTACGGTGTCTTGAAACCCCTGGACCTGATGCAGCCGTACCGCCTGGAAATGGGCACACGGTTTGAGAATAAGCGCGGCAAAGATCTCTATGCCTTCTGGGGCAACGAAATCACGAAAGAGATGAACCGTTTGCTCGCCGCCGATGATGACGTGCTGGTGAACCTCGCCTCCAACGAATATTTCAAGAGTGTGAAGAAGAAAGATCTTGAAGGCCGGCTCGTCACGCCCCAGTTCAAAGACTGGAAGAATGGGCAGTACAAGATGATCAGTTTTTACGCCAAAAAAGCCCGTGGCCTGATGTGCCGGTATGCTATCCGGAATCGCATTACCCAGGCCGATGACCTCAAGGGCTTTGACCTTGAAGGCTACTATTTCAGCGAAGACCAGTCCGATAAAAACAATTGGGTTTTCCTGCGGGATGGGCAGTAA
- a CDS encoding DUF2788 domain-containing protein: MNEAVFSQIAMLVFLTGLIVWMGFIVWDLAKKSQAGKFGTIALFTVLGAGVIGFIVKTILVEIMNF; encoded by the coding sequence ATGAACGAAGCAGTTTTTTCCCAGATCGCCATGCTGGTGTTTCTGACTGGCCTCATTGTCTGGATGGGTTTCATAGTTTGGGATCTGGCCAAGAAATCCCAGGCCGGTAAATTCGGCACCATTGCCCTGTTTACCGTCCTGGGCGCCGGCGTCATCGGTTTTATCGTAAAGACCATACTGGTTGAAATCATGAACTTCTGA
- the rdgC gene encoding recombination-associated protein RdgC yields the protein MWFRNARVFRFTKPFDISDEELAEKLQADAFKPCGPQETTRQGWVPPLGKHGEQLVHSANGYHLIALRKEEKILPGPVVKEAVEEKAEAIEIEQGRKVRRKEKDEIKEQVMLEMLPQAFSKNRRCFAYLAPKDGVLVVDAGSAKQAEDLASTLRKSLGSLPVRPPAVEQAPAFTFTGWLNETIDLPAQIVLGSECELKDPSEDGGVVRCKGLDLKADEIRNHLDAGMQVTKLSLTWDDNVSFVLDEELGIRRLKFGETLQDQLDDVDVDDAVAKFDAAFTLMTLELSRLFPGLLEALGGEDRSAIVEE from the coding sequence ATGTGGTTTCGTAATGCCCGTGTTTTCCGTTTTACCAAACCTTTCGATATCTCTGACGAAGAGCTGGCTGAAAAGCTACAGGCTGACGCCTTTAAACCCTGTGGGCCACAGGAAACCACCCGACAGGGCTGGGTGCCCCCGCTGGGCAAGCATGGCGAGCAACTGGTGCACAGCGCCAATGGCTACCACCTGATCGCCCTGCGCAAGGAAGAGAAAATCCTGCCGGGCCCGGTGGTGAAAGAGGCGGTGGAAGAAAAAGCCGAGGCCATCGAAATTGAACAGGGCCGTAAAGTCCGCCGCAAGGAAAAGGACGAAATCAAGGAACAGGTGATGTTGGAAATGCTGCCCCAGGCATTTTCGAAGAATCGCAGATGTTTTGCGTACCTCGCGCCCAAGGACGGCGTTCTTGTCGTTGACGCCGGCTCTGCCAAACAGGCCGAGGACCTGGCCTCAACCCTACGCAAGAGCCTCGGATCCCTGCCCGTTCGCCCACCCGCTGTGGAGCAGGCTCCCGCCTTCACCTTCACAGGCTGGCTTAACGAGACCATCGACCTGCCCGCTCAGATCGTTCTGGGCAGCGAGTGCGAACTGAAAGATCCGTCCGAAGACGGTGGCGTGGTCCGCTGCAAGGGATTGGACCTGAAGGCGGACGAAATCCGCAACCACCTGGACGCAGGCATGCAGGTGACCAAGCTGTCACTCACCTGGGACGACAACGTATCCTTCGTGCTGGACGAGGAACTGGGTATCCGCCGACTGAAATTTGGCGAGACGCTGCAGGACCAGCTGGATGATGTGGATGTGGACGACGCCGTTGCAAAGTTCGACGCCGCATTCACACTGATGACCCTGGAACTTTCACGTCTCTTCCCCGGCTTGCTGGAAGCACTGGGCGGAGAGGATCGATCCGCGATCGTAGAGGAATGA
- a CDS encoding bifunctional acetate--CoA ligase family protein/GNAT family N-acetyltransferase: protein MSTRYLESLFNPSSIVVIGASERADNLGGMVLRNLMGGGYPGRLLVVNHNEYDNVHGVACVKKVSKMDFSPDLAIICTPPDTVAKTIKRLGEAGVRTVIVMTGGMSRTHSKTGHPLMYAVREAAKETGIRVLGPNTIGLMVPARSLNATYAHIGAIPGRVAFVGQSGTIASSVIDWAFARGVGFSYFLTLGDGMDIDHDDLIDYLAQDTQTRAILLHIENIPNARRFMSAVRVASRTKPVIAVKSGRVPESEWFPHELPAGLTRSDPVYDAMLQRAGVLRVDGLGQMFDALETLTRMRPLRRETLAIMANGVGPGVLAVDRLADLGGELADLSPSSIDALAELLPSYWTRRNPIDLNYDASPELYGQAIKILAKDPEVANVLVMYAPSLTEDSLQIADAVVRASKGTRLNVFTCWLGQSTVMDSREEFYRAGLPSFFSPEKAVTAFMQHVQHQQVQRLLTETPESFTDHFDDRTHTRRVVMNAVRAGRRHLSNREARDLIQEYGISTIDTMYCDDMEEVLEVFAVERRPVDITIIHEQACHPFLNLSPTQRRYKGTMQKLNSEAAIMDACRFLMGEYQKHFPESGFLGFAVQRSYQHVGGIEFSVGITRDSLFGPLVVCGAAGAQINVLTDRQIALPPLNMVLARELLRRTYMYKLLKEHSLRPEEDIRAVSETLVTLSQIVIDIPQIQGLEISPLLFNDQGAVAVNIAINLAEKPGRPIIQPYPRELEEWIVLPKSGRRVIIRPVLAEDEPAHRAFHELQSPESIRYRFFQYRKHFSREDVAQMVQIDYDREMVFIANAPREDDEGEETLGTVRTWTDADNLQCEFAVMVHDKMKGEGLGVALMQKMIDYCRDRGTMEMVGNVLPDNRPMLQLSEHLGFEIKFNPEEEVMDLRLVLNEPEKDWQRERLSKSVH, encoded by the coding sequence TTGAGCACCCGGTATCTGGAAAGTCTGTTCAATCCCTCGTCCATTGTGGTCATCGGTGCATCCGAACGGGCAGACAATCTTGGTGGCATGGTTTTGCGAAACCTTATGGGGGGTGGCTACCCGGGCCGGCTTCTGGTTGTTAACCATAATGAATACGACAATGTGCATGGTGTTGCCTGCGTCAAAAAAGTTTCAAAGATGGACTTTTCGCCGGACCTTGCCATCATCTGTACTCCTCCGGATACCGTGGCCAAAACGATCAAACGCCTGGGTGAGGCTGGAGTCCGCACCGTCATTGTCATGACCGGTGGTATGTCCCGTACCCACAGCAAGACCGGCCACCCGCTGATGTATGCAGTCCGGGAGGCCGCAAAGGAAACCGGTATTCGAGTTCTTGGCCCGAACACCATCGGCCTGATGGTGCCGGCGCGCAGCCTGAACGCGACATACGCCCATATAGGCGCCATCCCTGGTCGTGTGGCGTTTGTCGGCCAGTCGGGAACCATCGCCAGTTCGGTCATTGACTGGGCGTTTGCCCGGGGTGTCGGCTTTTCCTATTTTCTGACCCTTGGGGATGGCATGGATATCGATCACGATGATCTGATCGATTACCTGGCTCAGGATACCCAGACCCGCGCCATTCTGCTGCACATTGAGAACATTCCCAATGCCCGTCGTTTTATGTCGGCGGTCCGAGTCGCATCCCGCACCAAACCTGTTATCGCCGTAAAATCGGGACGGGTTCCGGAGTCCGAGTGGTTCCCTCACGAGTTACCCGCCGGGCTGACCCGCAGCGATCCAGTCTACGACGCCATGCTACAGCGGGCGGGTGTGCTGCGAGTGGATGGTCTGGGGCAGATGTTTGATGCCCTGGAAACCCTGACCCGGATGCGGCCCTTGCGCAGGGAAACCCTGGCGATTATGGCCAACGGTGTTGGGCCCGGGGTGCTGGCGGTGGACCGGCTAGCGGATCTGGGCGGAGAGCTGGCCGATCTGTCGCCATCTTCCATAGATGCTCTGGCGGAATTGCTTCCTTCATACTGGACTCGTCGCAATCCTATCGACCTCAACTACGATGCCTCTCCGGAGTTGTATGGCCAGGCCATCAAGATTCTCGCGAAAGATCCGGAAGTGGCCAATGTGCTGGTGATGTACGCGCCGAGTCTGACCGAAGACAGTCTGCAGATCGCCGATGCTGTGGTGCGGGCTTCGAAGGGCACCCGTCTGAACGTATTTACCTGCTGGCTTGGGCAGAGCACGGTGATGGACTCCCGGGAAGAGTTCTATCGGGCCGGGTTGCCGTCCTTCTTTAGCCCGGAAAAGGCGGTTACGGCCTTTATGCAGCATGTTCAGCACCAACAGGTTCAGCGACTGCTCACGGAAACTCCGGAATCATTTACGGATCATTTTGACGACCGAACCCATACTCGTCGTGTCGTGATGAACGCGGTAAGAGCAGGGCGAAGGCACCTTTCCAACCGTGAGGCCCGGGATCTGATCCAGGAATACGGTATCAGCACCATCGACACAATGTACTGCGATGACATGGAAGAGGTGTTGGAGGTGTTTGCTGTGGAGCGACGCCCCGTAGACATCACCATTATTCATGAGCAGGCGTGCCACCCGTTCCTGAACCTCAGCCCTACCCAACGCCGGTACAAAGGCACGATGCAGAAACTGAACAGCGAGGCGGCAATCATGGATGCCTGCCGGTTCCTGATGGGCGAATACCAGAAACATTTCCCGGAAAGCGGATTTCTTGGCTTTGCGGTGCAGCGTTCCTACCAGCATGTGGGCGGTATTGAGTTCAGTGTGGGGATTACTCGCGATTCGTTGTTTGGGCCGCTGGTGGTTTGTGGCGCAGCCGGTGCCCAGATCAATGTCCTGACCGATCGCCAGATTGCGCTGCCACCACTGAATATGGTGCTGGCGCGTGAACTGCTGCGCCGGACCTATATGTACAAGTTGCTCAAGGAGCACAGCCTGAGGCCGGAGGAAGATATCCGGGCGGTGTCTGAAACCCTGGTCACCCTGTCCCAGATTGTCATTGATATTCCCCAGATTCAGGGCCTTGAGATTTCACCGCTGCTGTTCAATGACCAGGGGGCAGTCGCTGTGAACATCGCTATTAATCTGGCCGAGAAACCTGGCCGGCCCATCATTCAGCCGTACCCAAGGGAACTGGAAGAGTGGATCGTGTTACCGAAATCGGGCCGCCGGGTGATTATCAGACCAGTGCTGGCGGAAGACGAGCCTGCCCATCGGGCCTTTCATGAACTGCAGTCACCGGAGTCTATCCGCTATCGCTTCTTTCAGTACCGCAAGCATTTCTCCCGGGAAGACGTTGCCCAAATGGTGCAGATCGACTACGACCGGGAGATGGTGTTTATAGCCAACGCGCCCAGGGAAGATGATGAGGGGGAAGAAACTCTGGGAACCGTGCGTACCTGGACAGATGCAGACAATTTGCAGTGTGAATTTGCCGTGATGGTCCATGACAAAATGAAGGGGGAAGGTCTGGGTGTCGCGCTGATGCAGAAGATGATCGATTACTGCCGCGACAGAGGTACCATGGAAATGGTTGGTAACGTGCTACCGGATAACCGGCCTATGCTGCAGCTGTCGGAACATCTTGGCTTTGAGATCAAGTTCAATCCCGAGGAGGAGGTCATGGATCTGCGTCTGGTATTGAATGAGCCGGAGAAGGACTGGCAGAGGGAGCGGTTGAGCAAGAGCGTCCACTGA
- a CDS encoding histone deacetylase family protein gives MSTAFFSHDDCLRHNMGPEHPECPERISTILSYIADTHLEQDLDWVRPEEITRDQLLSVHPEKYLQQLDLMEPTRGRVFTDPDTALMPDTLRAARLAAGANIQAVDMVMSSQVTNAFICARPPGHHAERSKSMGFCFYNNVALAAMRALNFHHLERVAIIDFDVHQGNGTVDIVSGDERILMCSSFQHPFYPHSHVHRQADNIVNAPIEAGCSALDYRKAIEAAWVKKLQDFKPQVILISAGFDSHKLDPMAELNLETEDYRWLTEMVTNIASDYSNDRIISTLEGGYHLKALAESVTAHLEVLNAV, from the coding sequence ATGAGCACGGCATTCTTTTCCCACGATGACTGTCTGAGACACAACATGGGCCCGGAGCATCCGGAGTGCCCGGAGAGGATTTCAACGATCCTCAGCTACATCGCCGACACTCATCTTGAGCAGGATCTGGACTGGGTAAGGCCGGAAGAGATCACCCGTGATCAATTGCTGTCGGTTCACCCGGAAAAATACCTGCAGCAACTCGATCTCATGGAGCCGACTCGCGGCCGAGTATTCACCGACCCGGATACAGCCCTGATGCCGGACACGCTCCGCGCCGCCCGACTCGCAGCCGGCGCAAACATTCAGGCTGTGGATATGGTCATGAGCAGCCAGGTCACCAATGCTTTTATCTGCGCCCGGCCTCCCGGCCACCATGCAGAGCGCAGCAAATCCATGGGATTCTGCTTTTATAACAACGTTGCACTGGCAGCCATGCGTGCCCTGAACTTCCACCACCTGGAGCGGGTTGCCATCATTGATTTTGATGTACACCAGGGCAATGGCACTGTTGATATTGTCAGTGGTGACGAGCGCATTCTCATGTGCTCCAGCTTCCAGCACCCTTTCTATCCACACTCCCACGTGCACCGGCAGGCGGACAATATCGTCAATGCACCTATTGAAGCCGGATGTTCGGCTCTCGATTATCGAAAAGCGATAGAAGCAGCCTGGGTAAAAAAACTTCAGGACTTCAAACCACAGGTCATTCTGATCTCAGCCGGATTTGACAGCCACAAGCTGGACCCGATGGCAGAGCTGAATCTGGAAACAGAAGACTATCGCTGGCTGACAGAGATGGTCACCAATATTGCCAGTGATTATTCCAATGACCGGATCATCTCAACCCTGGAAGGAGGCTATCACCTGAAAGCTCTGGCGGAGAGTGTGACAGCTCATCTGGAAGTGCTGAACGCCGTCTAG
- a CDS encoding flagellar protein MotY, with protein MAFSLHKHTLSLLGALALVSGVPLLGHAASYGAGIENSQWYLAESIFECSLVHEVPGYGKAVFRHQAGESLSFFLESDHPMMRPGRGSLVVEAPAWRPGVVPRPLGSVNVSDGNRPVLLDTRQAMVLAQGLLEGMRPTVTRESWFDGSPVRVQVSNINFSGQFERYRACTANLLPVNYDQIRRSRIPFNSGSASLSGADRKLLDNIVTFVLADSTVERIFVDGHSDRLGSRIDNRALSEDRANVVAGYLKARGIPENLIIVRAHGDQFPVSRRPADNRRTTIRLQREGERPEFQQANGYGGESAG; from the coding sequence ATGGCATTCAGCCTTCACAAACACACACTGAGCCTGCTGGGCGCGTTGGCGCTGGTCTCCGGCGTGCCGCTTCTCGGACACGCGGCAAGCTATGGTGCGGGCATTGAAAACAGTCAGTGGTATCTGGCTGAATCCATTTTCGAGTGTTCACTGGTGCATGAAGTTCCCGGCTATGGCAAGGCAGTGTTCCGGCACCAGGCCGGAGAGAGCCTGTCTTTCTTCCTGGAATCAGACCACCCGATGATGCGGCCCGGTCGTGGTTCTCTGGTTGTTGAGGCGCCAGCCTGGCGACCCGGTGTTGTGCCCAGACCCCTTGGCTCTGTGAACGTTTCTGACGGTAACCGACCGGTGCTTCTGGATACCCGTCAGGCGATGGTTCTTGCCCAGGGACTGCTTGAGGGCATGAGGCCTACGGTCACCCGAGAATCCTGGTTTGATGGCAGCCCTGTGAGGGTTCAGGTATCAAATATTAACTTTTCCGGTCAGTTCGAGCGCTATCGTGCCTGCACAGCTAACCTTCTGCCGGTGAACTATGATCAGATTCGCCGTTCCCGCATCCCCTTTAACAGCGGCAGTGCCAGTCTTTCCGGGGCGGATCGCAAGCTCCTGGACAACATTGTGACCTTCGTACTGGCAGACTCCACGGTCGAACGCATCTTCGTGGATGGTCATAGTGACCGTTTGGGAAGCCGAATTGATAACCGTGCTTTATCGGAAGATCGTGCCAATGTTGTTGCTGGCTACCTTAAAGCGCGGGGTATTCCTGAAAACCTGATTATTGTTCGTGCCCACGGCGATCAATTCCCGGTCTCACGCCGCCCTGCTGACAACCGGCGTACCACCATTCGCCTTCAGCGGGAAGGTGAGAGGCCAGAGTTCCAGCAAGCCAACGGCTATGGTGGTGAGTCCGCGGGCTGA